The DNA sequence CATGAAGGGTTCCCGACGGGCAGAGACGCGAGCCTGGCAAGCCGCGTGCAAACGATTGAACAGCCATTGTGACCACACTTTCGAGCAAAACATTCAAGCCGCCAGCGCAAGATTTTGTCACGAAGTCACTGCTATACCTTATACAGCCCCCGGCGCGCCAACCAGTCGGAGAGTTCAAGCAAATATTTTTCTGCCATATCGGGCCTGCCCGTCGGCCTGAGGATGGCCGCTACCGGGTAACCCTGATAAAATCGCGCGCCTTCGCAGACCGGAGACGGTCAGGCAGCGGGAACAGAAGGCTGTTCCGCAATCCCTGACAGGTCACGGTCGATTCCACGAATCCCCCCTAAAGGCCTGGATCATGAGCAAGCAACCCTCCCTGAGCTACAAGGACGCCGGTGTAGACATCGACGCCGGTGAAGCATTGGTCGAACGCATCAAGAGCGTCGCCAAGCGTACTGCGCGCCCGGAAGTCATGGGCGGCCTGGGCGGTTTTGGCGCCCTCTGTGAAATCCCGGCCGGCTACAAACAGCCGGTTCTGGTCTCCGGTACCGACGGCGTCGGCACCAAGCTGCGCCTGGCGCTGAACCTGAACAAGCACGACAGCATCGGCATCGATCTGGTCGCCATGTGCGTCAACGACCTGGTGGTATGCGGCGCCGAGCCGCTGTTCTTCCTCGACTACTACGCCACCGGCAAGCTCAACGTCGACACCGCGGCCCAGGTCGTTACCGGCATCGGCGCCGGTTGCGAACTGTCCGGCTGCTCGCTGGTGGGCGGTGAAACCGCTGAAATGCCCGGCATGTACGAAGGCGAAGACTACGACCTGGCCGGCTTCTGCGTCGGCGTGGTGGAAAAGGCCGAGATCATCGACGGCTCCAAAGTCGCGACCGGTGACGCACTGATCGCCCTGCCATCGTCCGGCCCGCACTCCAACGGTTACTCGCTGATCCGCAAGATCATCGAAGTCTCCGGTGCCGACATCGAGAACATCCAGCTCGACGGCAAGCCGCTGACCGACCTGCTGATGGCCCCGACCCGCATCTACGTCAAGCCGCTGCTCAAGCTGATCAAGGATACCGGCGCGGTCAAGGCCATGGCCCACATCACCGGTGGCGGCCTGCTCGACAACATCCCGCGGGTACTGCCAAAAGGCGCCCAGGCCGTGGTCGACGTGGCCAGCTGGCAACGTCCGGCAGTCTTCGACTGGCTGCAAGAGAAAGGCAATGTCGATGAAACCGAGATGCACCGCGTGCTGAACTGCGGCGTCGGCATGGTCATCTGCGTGGCCCAGGACCAGGTCGACACGGCCCTGAACGTATTGCGCGAAGCCGGTGAGCAACCATGGGTCATCGGCCAGATCGGCGTCGCCGCCGAAGGCGCAGCCCAGGTCGAGCTGAAAAACCTCAAGGCGCACTGATGCCCACAACGATGCCCGCAACCTGTGATGTAGTGGTGCTGCTGTCGGGCACCGGCAGCAACCTGCAGGCGCTGATCGACAACCTCCAGGCCGGGGACAGCCCGGCCCGCATCGGCGCGGTGATCTCCAACCGCGCTGACGCCTACGGCCTGCAACGTGCCCGCGATGCGGGCATCGAGGCCCGGGTGCTCGATCACAAGGGGTTCGAGGGTCGCGAGGCCTTCGACGCCGCCCTGATGGAACTGATCGACGGCTTCAATCCAAAGCTTGTCGTGCTGGCCGGGTTCATGCGCATTCTAAGCGCCGACTTCGTCCGTCATTATCAGGGCCGCCTGCTGAACATCCACCCTTCCCTGCTGCCCAAATACAAAGGCCTGCACACCCATCAACGGGCGCTGGAAGCCGGCGACCACGAGCATGGCTGCAGCGTGCACTTCGTCACCGAGGAACTCGATGGCGGACCGCTGGTCGTACAAGCTGTAATACCGGTAGAGTTGGACGACACACCAGAGACCCTGGCACAGCGGGTTCATACCCAGGAACATCAGATTTACCCGCTGGCCGTACGCTGGTTCGCCGAAGGCCGTTTGAGCCTCGGCGATCAAGGTGCACTATTGGATGGCCAGCCCCTGGCGGCCAGCGGCCACTTGATTCGACCCTAGGAGATTTTATGCGTCGCGCCCTGCTTTTCGCTGTCGCTCTGCTCGCACTGCCCGTACACGCGGCGGACCTGAAGCCCTTCTCCGCCAGCTACACCGCCGACTGGAAGCAGCTGCCCATGAGCGGCACCGCCGAACGCAGCCTGAAAGAAACCGGCAGCGGCGTCTGGACCTTGAGCTTCAAGGCCTCGATGATGATTGCCAGCCTGACCGAAGTCAGCACCCTGCGCGTCGACAAAGATGTACTGATGCCACAGTCCTACCACTTCGAACGTGGCGGCCTGGGCAAGGCCAAGAAAGTCGACCTGGATTTCGACTGGTCATCGAAAAAGGTCACCGGCACCGACCGCGGCGATGCCGTCAATCTGCCGCTCAACCGTGGCATCCTCGACAAATCGACTTACCAGCTGGCCCTGCAACATGACGTTGCCCTGGGCAAGAAGAGCATCAGCTACCAGGTGGTCGACGGTGACGAAGTCGACACCTACGACTTCCGCGTACTGGGCACGGAAACCGTCGAGACCAAGGCCGGCAAGGTCGATGCGATCAAGGTCGAGCGCGTGCGTGACCCGACGCAAAGCAAGCGCATCACCGTGCTTTGGTTCGCCAAGGACTGGGACTACCTGCTGGTCCGCCTGCAACAGGTCGAGACTGACGGCAAGGAGTACAACATCATGCTTCAGGACGGTACAGTTGATGGCAAGGCTGTGAAAGGCAACTGAAGCTGATGGGCCATACAAGGGCCCTGCCTTGTCAGATTGGATAGACCTCAATCTGCGATGTACTCAAGGAATGCCCCCGTATTGAAAGGTATGGGGGCATTTTTTTATGGCCAGCGTACTAAAAGTGCCGAATTTGTAGGAATAGGGGACAGACCACGATTTCGCAATCGTCAAAAAATCGTGGTCTGTCCCCTATTTCCACCCCTGAACATCCAATTGTATTGGCTCGCGGGACCAATACTTTCTCTACCGACCAAAAGAACAGTCGCTTCTTCTAGGGCCGCTACTGCGTCTTTTACTCCAATTAATAAGTTTCAAACAATTGAATCAGGCTTATACCCATCAATCAGATAAACATCTGCAACATCGCAATCCGGATAAACCCACTTATCCCAATTAGAAATCAACCAAGCCTTACTTACTCCACCACCATCCAAACAGCCTTCTTTGGGAAGACGAATCAATATCAGCCCAGCTTTATATCCTGAACTTATCATCAACCCATATGGCCTATCTTCATCCTGCGTTTCAAAAATCATAAAATCAACACACTTTTCATAAGGCCACTTCCCAGGAACCCTCAATATACTTCCGCGCAAAACAAAATCCCCCTCAACCGCAATCAACTTAAAATATTCTCCCATTTTACCTCACCCTTAAATCATGACCACCTGACCTATCAGGCAGCTTAGTTTGACTTAAACCAAAATCAACCTCTCCCAAATGCTTGCCGCTCTTTGAGCTCACCACTTCAAAGCGCCCATGCTGCGTATCTAATGCGTATAAATTGCCATCCTTCCCTTTATAAACATCACGACCATTTAATTTAGACAACTTATTATCTTTTACCATGCCATTAGCTGCTGTAATAACTGATGCAACACTCTTAATTTGAGCAACCCTTTCTCCCGGTGGTAGATAGGACAAACCTTTCTCGAACTGAGCAACAGTCTGATTACCTGGTAGAAGTAGGGAGTTATTACCTTTTACACCGACAACCCGTCCCGCCGCCTTATCACCAACAATACCTAGCAAAAACCCCGCCATCAAGACGCCGCCGCCGATGAGCTGTCGCTCACCCGGATTCGCTGGGTCTAGAGGGCGACCTTCAATTTCCTCCGCAAGCCTCTGGCCGGCCAGATTGTTCAGCTCGACAAATTTTTCGCCCAGTGGGGAGCCGCTCAGTACCTCATTCAGCGCATAAGTAATCACCCCCTTCGGACCTTGTGCTGCCGCCAGGATGATGTTGACCGCATTGATCTGGTCGGGATGCTCCTGCAGGTAATTATTGATCTTGACTGCTTTATCGAGTACCTGCTGCTGAACCGTTGGTCCCTCGGCATTCACATCAGTCGGCGCAAGCTCTATCGCGCCTGCAAGATCGATCCCAGCAGCGATCAAACCGTTCTGCGCTTGCTCCAAGTCCGCAGGCTTGAGGTCATTGATTTTCTTCAGCTCAGCCAGCACACCATTGCGGACTTGCGGATTGGAAAGTATGTCGCGGGCCTCCTGCCGGCTGTAGCCCGCTGCGATCAATGCATCCAGCGCTTGTCCGACGATTTCTTCGCCTCCCGCCTTGACGGCGGAGGCAGGCAGTCCTGGGTGCAACAGTGTGTCGAGTTGATTGAGAGTCCCACTGATCAACGCGCCCGCCTGGTCAAAGTTGGCGATCGCTGCCTGGTCGTAGTACTGGAGCTCGTTCCCCCACCGCTCTGCGGTCTCCGTCGGATGCGCAACACCCTCCAGCGAAGACTTGCTGATATAAAGATCGGTCTGTTCTTCGTGATCCTTGGTGACCTCATAGGCCTTGTTGATGTCGCGGTTCAGC is a window from the Pseudomonas sp. LS1212 genome containing:
- the purM gene encoding phosphoribosylformylglycinamidine cyclo-ligase: MSKQPSLSYKDAGVDIDAGEALVERIKSVAKRTARPEVMGGLGGFGALCEIPAGYKQPVLVSGTDGVGTKLRLALNLNKHDSIGIDLVAMCVNDLVVCGAEPLFFLDYYATGKLNVDTAAQVVTGIGAGCELSGCSLVGGETAEMPGMYEGEDYDLAGFCVGVVEKAEIIDGSKVATGDALIALPSSGPHSNGYSLIRKIIEVSGADIENIQLDGKPLTDLLMAPTRIYVKPLLKLIKDTGAVKAMAHITGGGLLDNIPRVLPKGAQAVVDVASWQRPAVFDWLQEKGNVDETEMHRVLNCGVGMVICVAQDQVDTALNVLREAGEQPWVIGQIGVAAEGAAQVELKNLKAH
- the purN gene encoding phosphoribosylglycinamide formyltransferase, whose amino-acid sequence is MPATCDVVVLLSGTGSNLQALIDNLQAGDSPARIGAVISNRADAYGLQRARDAGIEARVLDHKGFEGREAFDAALMELIDGFNPKLVVLAGFMRILSADFVRHYQGRLLNIHPSLLPKYKGLHTHQRALEAGDHEHGCSVHFVTEELDGGPLVVQAVIPVELDDTPETLAQRVHTQEHQIYPLAVRWFAEGRLSLGDQGALLDGQPLAASGHLIRP
- a CDS encoding DUF3108 domain-containing protein; its protein translation is MRRALLFAVALLALPVHAADLKPFSASYTADWKQLPMSGTAERSLKETGSGVWTLSFKASMMIASLTEVSTLRVDKDVLMPQSYHFERGGLGKAKKVDLDFDWSSKKVTGTDRGDAVNLPLNRGILDKSTYQLALQHDVALGKKSISYQVVDGDEVDTYDFRVLGTETVETKAGKVDAIKVERVRDPTQSKRITVLWFAKDWDYLLVRLQQVETDGKEYNIMLQDGTVDGKAVKGN
- the imm45 gene encoding Imm45 family immunity protein; this encodes MGEYFKLIAVEGDFVLRGSILRVPGKWPYEKCVDFMIFETQDEDRPYGLMISSGYKAGLILIRLPKEGCLDGGGVSKAWLISNWDKWVYPDCDVADVYLIDGYKPDSIV